AATGCCCTTGGACgcagggatgagcaggcaggATCAAactctgatatattatgagataggaataaatattttgaattaaacaacaataaacgctTGACTCCAGTGGGTACCGCAGACTGTAACGCGTTACGTGACATAATTGAAGTAATACATTACcgaaatattattagtaacacGTTATAGtgctaaaagaaatataataatgtaatgcGTCGCTTTCGTGACGCGTTACCCTCAACACTGAATCAAACACTGACTGATTAATACAAACAGGCACAGCACGAATCAAAACCATAACgaataaaaaaaagtagagACGTACAGCACGCTGCAggtaaaaatatacatattttgtttaaaaagccAACAGCAGattaaaagtaagaaagtaaatCTTCAATCTTCAAAAATCAATGTACAAGAGAAATGATAAATAACAGCCACGCAAACACAGAGCATATACAATACAAAAGCACATACAAAGacagcaaaaatacacacactcagaggacacagagcAAGCCTCAAAGTCATAGAAAAGCCGGCCTCAAAAACCTAAACGTCTTTAAAACAGTTGACAGACTAAGCTGATCTGATGAGAGGGAGAAGATTGTTCTGCCCGGACAGCAACAGAGCAGTCACCTTAGGTTAGATGACCTGAGAGGCTGGTCAGTAGTGTAAGGGGTCAGTACACTGGTGCTAAGGCATGTAGTGCCTTGTGAATAactaaaataatcttaaaatacATTCTGCACATGACTGGCAACCAGTGCTGTGAGGAAAATCAGTGGGATCTCTGACTAGTCCTATTTAAGAGCCCAGCTGCTGCATTttgaacaaactgaagctgtGCCAGGTCAGTTTGATTAAGGCAAGTAAAATGGGAATTACAGAAATCAAGTTGAGTCAAACTGAGAGAAATGTTCTGGTTATTGCAGTATTTCTCAGTTGAAAGAAACATGATTGAAGCAGTTTATAGACATGGTGTTTGAACTTCAGTTTGggttcaaataaaacaaactctgagTCTTTCATTGCCACCTCAAAGGAGATAAAACCTCCGACCTGATGGAAGCAAATTAACTCGCTGTTTAGACGTTGCTGTGGGTTTAGTTTTCGTCAGGGTGGTGGTTTTATCTCCTTACAGCACAGAGGTTGAGTTATGCTTAGTGCAAGGTGCCAAGCACAAGATTTCTTTCATATTCTCTCTTATCAAACCTTTCATTGAGTCCTTGTGGCTTGTATGAGAGCATCTGGAGTGTCTAGATTGACTTATTCAGGCTTTTCCGATAATTTATCACTTGTCTTCAGTCGCACTAAAAACTGTTAGCAGCATGTTGTTTGGAATATCCAGAGTCACACTGATTCTAAAAAGATGACGTTTGGAGGTGGAACCAAAACTATCTATGTGTCTAAAGGCCACTAAAGGAAATTGAGGAATATGTTTTGTTGGGTAAAACGGCTCTTTTACatggtttctgttttgttttgattgtgcaactaaataacttttatttttaaattctcAGATCTCATCGATAAACACAAGAGTGTCCATGGTGACACCCCATTTTCAAGAGTTGAACAGAGGCAACCTGAAGCTCCAACATCAGCCCAAGGTCACAGCACATCTGTCATCCATCCTCACAGCTCCAGAGGTAGACTCTATGCTCCTCAGAGCCATGCAGGTTGGAGGAAAACATACTCACTGAGAAACAAGAACTCACAGTCCTCTGCTGGACATCCCTCAGCGTCTACTGCCTACTCTGTTCATCAGCCTAGTTCCCACAGCACCTCACTGCCCAGCCacaacagaggagaggggagtgATTGTGTCAAAACTGCCACTTTATCATCAGGGATCTCTCAACAGAAGAGAGAAGGACTTATAAAGAGCATCACAGGGATTAAGGGAGAAACGACAGACGCACTTAGAAAAACGGGAGCAGCTGATGGAAAAGGAGGTTCAAGCTCAACAGGTATTAGTCTGCAACATGAAACGCCTCAAAGACAGACTCAAGAATTACAGCAGAGGGCTGAGAGCAGGCGTGTGGTACTGCTAGAAAAGAAAGTCAGTGGTTCTTCAGAAGTGCTCTCTTCAGTCAAGACCAGCACCTCGAGCAGTTTAAATAGCAGCCTTCAAGAACAGATCAAACCTTCCCTGCCAAGCAAAACCAGCACTGAGAGTCAAGAGACtattaaaacaacaactccAGCTAGTCTCACAACTAGTATTACTCTTCCACCACTCGCTGCTGCGTCTAAAGTATCAAAACAACCTTCCACTAACCCCACATCTCACACCAGCCAGGGCCAAATCGGTTCATCTTTTATGAAAAAATCCAAGTTCACCTGGATAAAGAGCCAGAatgtaggaggagaggagccTAAACAAGCTGGCTCCATTTCCTCACCTACTGGCAAAGCTGTGACTGCTTCCCCAACGTCAGTCTCAAAAGCTGGAGTTGCCAGTGGAAGCTCCCCCTTACTCACAGTCAGTAAGAGAACCCCTGCCAAGAAGTTACCTCGCAAGCTAAGCCCAGTCACTGTAGCCCCCAGGACCTCCAAGTACAAATgggtctcctcttcttctgggGCCCAAGCTAAAACATCTCGAAAATCACTATCGCCCAAAGCCATGACTCTTTCCCAGAGAGCTCAGGAGAAGGGAGAGGCCATCAAGAAAGTCAGAACAGCCTCCAACCCCTCTGCTAACATAAAAATCCTCTCCTCTACCAACTCCACACTGAGTAGCCGCTACCGTTGGAAGGCTGGAGGTCAGAGCACCTCGCCAGCAGCGACGGGAGAAGCAGCAGTGGGTCGTCGTAGATCTGCCTTCCACTGGACAtcagaaaaaagcaacaaaggAGTGAGAGGAGTGCTTGTTAGCTCCCCGTCTGGAACCCAGCGTTTTGCCCttacaccctcctcctcccctggtGGGTTCAAGCTCCGCAGCAGGATGAAAATCATCAGGAAGTCTGCTAATAGGTAAGTAAAGATGGTAGCTAGTAGTACTGACTTTCTGTTCTGAGAACTTCtctaattatgtttttttaattcatataGTGTAACTGTTTTTTGCCAGGAGGTGGCAGCAGAGTATGTCAGACTATTGTGTATAGTGCATGAATTAAAGGAGAAGTCTGCCAACTTactactactgcatatgtgaaaaaagtagtataaaggctgttttgctgcattttgAAAAGCggtccactggtctaacatcACGCTTCTGTAACACTGATGGACTCAtcaggacagtttaaaaactaaCGATCAAAATCAGttcagcagaaccagagatatcggctttcttatttcacacatgcttcttccttttcaaagcctggtgcccacattacccacaatgcaacgtatccactgattttttttttttcatgcatatgCAGTAGAAGTCCAGTACTCTGTAAACacgctttaatgtgtaaaattggttaCCCTTTAAATAGATTTCTTTATATCATATCATGTCATAGTAGCATTTAGTGTGTGACTGCTTACACTGTATTCTCTTTTGCCATTTGTTCTGTGACCACAGTGGAGGTGGGTCAGAGAGGGGGATCAGCCCATCAGCAGTAAAGTACTCCCCGCGGGGCCGGATGCACCGCTTGATCAGGAGTCCCATAGCAGTCAGGAGGACACCCTCCAGGGAGCTTGTGTCTTTTGGTAGACACAAGTTGAGACGACTGTCCCACACCTCCTCAAGGACAAGTAAGGAGCACACACAACAGACTATAGTATACGATTATTGCTATGTAGTATTATTCAGTACAGCTTCATTAAGAGCATTTATTCTACGCAGTTTTTCTGTCATATATTTTTTGGATAATTGCTGTGACTACTGTCAACCAAATGCTCATCCATGGAAAATTACATATCATACTTAAGAGGGAACATATCTAATCTGGATAGTTATGGAACTGCTGTAGCTATGTAGTCaatttttattcatctttttgatattctttctcttctcccctACTTACAAGCATGTGGATTTCAACAACTATACAGTAAGATGCACAGCAGATAAACATTCTAAATACTTCAATACTTGAATTCTCACCCACAACAACCTCACTACTTAAAATAATTACTAAACACCCTGTGACCATTTGGTGGGACTGTGACAAGTTGTTTAAGCCAGAAACTCACCAGCTGTCCATCAAGCATTCAAAAACTGTACAGGTGCCTTTCCAAACAGTTCACTAGTCCTGCAGGATCTCCATACATTTCCATCACACTGGGGAGAAATTGGTCACAATTAGACTAGTGATTAGTATATAGTTTTTTATTAATTCGTATTAGCAGtaaataatatttgttttcatttcaatggTTATCCTGCGAAACTGGCAGGTTAATACATTCTGTAATTACACAAAATCTTTGTCTTgatttatgtgttgtgttttatgaatgcAGCCATTCACACATTCACTTTGTCCACTAGCTTGTGCCAAATATGGCACAAATCCAATCAAAGTGATGTTGTCTTCTGTCACTGTATGCTCTCTGCCAAAGAGGTTTTGTCTGTGCTCTGTTATGTACATTTTTGTAGTCTGCTTTCGTATGATTTAGTATTTAActcttaaaaacaaagaaaacagagattCACTGATCAGTTTTGGTGTTCTTGCGCATAGAAGCCACACTCAGAGGACACACTCTTGCAGTATGGAAGGATTAGCCTTTATCTTGCCTCTTCCAGATGGCAGGATCATGTGCATGATGCCATATTATATAACCTCTTATATCTGCCAGCTGCACCTCAAAACATCACCATCAGAGAGCTCTTTAGCTCAAACAAAGTCTTTGTGTGCAATATTTTCatcttgatttttgttttacttccaCCGAACAGAACTTATAGATATTGTAGATTCTTGCTTGGTTTTCCGGTTGACTTGTATTTCTTTCTACCATGCCACCGTGTCTCCCTTCAGTACATGTGTGAGTTTTGCACCACCTGTGCCCCAGTGTTCTCAGACTACTGCCAGCTACATATTAGTAGAATACAGTATTTAATACTGTATGTGATAATTATTGTAGTACATTGTTTTTGGAGTTAGTTCACAAGAAATCACTGTATTTTACCATTTTGTACTAATAGAAAATGTTGTTACTCATGTGCTGACGGGGCAATcaagctgtgttttttaaatggtaattcatacagagaaagagaaaagagcgCCTCcatttgtgatttattttaccTACTCCATTCCCCTTTGTGggataaaaatgtatatacaaACAGCACCCTCAAAAACCATTTTTTCACCGCAtacttcttttatttcttttgcaaAATGTATTCCTTCCTTTTTCCAATGTCAACACACTACATACCTGAAACTGCTTATAATTGGTCTGTAGAATAAAATTGGGACAAAGCTTCCAAATAATTGGCCCTACAGTTGTgcctctgacagcagctgttcCAGCTATGTCCAGAAGAGGGCAGCAGCTCACATCCATGTTGTCCTTGTCAAGGCTTTGTGTTGCTGGCTGTCATGAGAGAGGCTTACAGGCAGACTataagaggaggaggggggaggttAATTGATTGCCCAATTCAGCCGTGATGGCGAACAAGTGCCGATAGCGGGTAATTTGCAGAGGTGGAGGCAGGCAGCGCCACTGCTATCAAGCCCTGGCACTGCTCTCCCTCCAGTAGATAAAAAGGAGCTAATGCATAATTATCCTTTTGCAAATTGGATTGTTTTAACGAACTGTAGAATATAGGCCTAACCTGATGGAAAGCAATCATTGTTTTTACAGCCCCCTCCCtgcccctctctccccctcactccctcctcttGCCCCTCCAACCCTCCGGTCATTCTGCGCGTACCCTACACGCCTCATGCCCATCTTGGTGTAATCTCCCATACTCAATGGAGTCAGAAGACATTAGAAAAGCCATCACTATTAACATTAGGCTTTATTCGTTTCTATGGCTCTGCGTCTATCAGTCTGCATCTCTTTTTCTGATTCTTTAACTTTATGTGTCCTTTCTCACACCTCCTACACCCTTTTCCcctttcccttcttcttcttcatcattcCTCCATTCCTCTTTTGTCATGTGGGGAACCTGAATGGCCTTACAGCAGGAACACATGCATCTCTAATTAAAGACGGAGACTCAGAATCAGAGACACAGGAAAGGTGGAGCAGGGGTGAATGCGGAGGAAGATGGAGTGAGGAAAGCTGCTCGTAGCCGTCTGTGCCTCCGATAAGAGCTGCTAATAAAGAGCAAATTGAATTACTAATGATGGGAAGCAGAGTCCCTATAGATGAGCCCGTTAAAAACCCAACCTTATGACCACTCACACATGCATGATAATACACTCACAAACAATGTGTCTTAATTTCCCCCTCAATGGCCGGCTTCAGCCTCTCCTTTGGGGGGCGGGTGTTTTCTGAGGTGCTCGGTTATCTGTGGTCTAATTTAAAGAGTGCATAAACCTAAGTAAGCAGTTAAGGGCTGTAATGAatcgaggtgtgtgtgtgtgtgtgtgtgtgtgtgtgtgtgtgtgtgtgtgtgtgtgtgtgtgtgtgtgtgtgtgtctgtctataTGCGTATGCATGTGCCCGGAGACAGCCATGTAGCCCAGATAATCTAATAAAGCAGATAAATGTCAGGAATGGACGGAATACATAGAGGAAGAGTGCTGAGCTGTGCGGCTTCAGGCCCCATGTGACCGGCTTCTGGAGCGTTCTAGGTCTCTATCTCactctggtttctttcctccctcaCCATCTCTCATCCAGTCTCACTCagtctttttcctctctgtggctgtcctcGCTGCTCTGCTAATATGccttgtgacatttttttaagccCAGTACTTTATAtcactttgcagactgcatgcaTTTTCTGTATAATCTTATTCTAGATGTGAACTTAATGAGTTCATCTGAATTTGGAAATCACTTcctgaaaatatttaaagtgaCCAGCAAGTCGATATATTGAAATGTTATAactcttaaaataataattattttcattattgattagtCTGTGGGTTACTTTCTCATTAATCTTTCAGTCAAACAACAATtcctgaaaaaagaaactgtgGCAGCATTAACTCTGAGGACGACCAAGGGGTCGCAGACCCTCTGTCAAAGATTTTAAACTATCAAATATCAGAAAGTAGTGAAAATGCCTGCTACAGTTTCCTAAAGCTCATGGTGACTTTCACACgtcttgttttatttgacttAAGTCAATTAATTATTTCAACTCTTTACACCACATTGTACTGTACACAGGGAGTTTTGTCCTATAGACAGTGTTATATTGCATATGGTAATATGCAGGATTTACCtatgtaaaaataatctttGTCAATCATCGCTTATGACCCACTAGACGTGTGTGGCAGTGTCTGTACCCAGAGGCCctgcctttattttcttttttcttaatattttgctgtgttcagAATGTTTCTGGGCACCACCTTTGGGTGGTAAGAGTATAACAGCATGAGTTTGGGACTCCAGCAGGTTACATTGCTCACTCagagataccagccacctaaatacgcctgattttcaAAAAAATCCAGATCCATGCATTAATTCTTAACGAAAATGCCCTGGCCCCGTCCCTTTATTCTGATCCGCCTCCATTCAAGTTTtgttaaaatctgttttctagtttttgtgtaatcttgctgacaaaccaaccagccaaccaacataacctccttggcggatatgataagaaaaacatattttattaagttattttgaaaaacgTATGCACATGCAGTAAATACTGTTCAGTTGGTCAGGGTTGAACCAGGAAGTATCTCTGCAAATTTTACAactgtttttggaaataaatgtaACCTTCGTCTTTGTTCTGGAGTCTATATAATTGGTTTATGTTAATGATGATAGTGTAGTAGATTTTGATAAATGAAATACGTTCAAGTGCACGTTATAGATTTACAGTTAACACAGAGAATTAAATTATTGTTGCTGTGAAAACTATGTGAAGTTGTAAAATCCTCTCTGATTTGGTGTCTCATACATCTTAAAATTCATGGATGTCTCACTCAAACAGGACTTGGACCTGtattgtgacacacacacacacccacacccacccccacccaccccccaaTACCATGGAGCCATTACCACCACAAAAGattcctctctcctcaccccctccctcaGGGATCCTGTTACCGTGCCTACAGTGATCCCATTTATTTCACCCATAAATCATAGGAGCTGCTCTGCATGAAGGCCATTCTTTCACTGACATTTTCCACTTTCTCCAGTGATATGTATGTACACACTTATGTACACACTGCTGTATGTATggacacatgcaaacacagatgGGATACGATGAACAAACAGCCGTGCTGTGTAATATTGAGAAGCGTCCAGTATCAAGTTCTTCATGAAGTGGATCAGCCTGTGCTGAACACTGATCACATATTAAAGTAGTCATTAATTAACTGAATTCATTTGTGCATTATGTTTCAACCACACAGCAGCAAAATCACCTTTTGACTAATGTGTTTGGAATAGGTTTGTGGTTATTGATTTAAGATGTAAACTGTTTTGGCTTTGTTTATTagtgatgattttttttctcacaaatgaaataattttGTTGTCGCCTGTTGCCCTGTTGCTTACTACAGTTTTAAGATAGCTGTGTTATACTAAAGAAAACCTTCTAAAAGAGTAGGACTTTAGGTTATATAGAATGAAGATATTCAAATAAGTCTTTCACGGGAAGTTGTGATGGATGAATCTGGCACTTTCATGCATTCTTACTGCCACATATTGTGAGTTGTCTCAAACCTCACATTTTGTCTTCTGTCAGTCTTGATTACAAAACTGCTAATCTGATTTTTATTAGTCCTCTTAGTAGTTTATCATTAAAATGCTTCAAGTTCTTAAAACGTCCCCACTTCTTTGTGAGTGGGTGAATACCTTGTATCTCCGTATTACTGTCCAGGAAGtaagaaaagtttttttgggCCTAAAGATGTTACATGTACGatatttatttaagttaatatgaaaatatcaGTGCCAAGTCTTTGGACTGCACTGCACTACCGGTCCTTTTTTTACTTCAGCTTGGTAGACACacgtttgtttatttttgtttgtttatttgcatcACTCTCTGGTTCACACTTGCTCCAGTTTCTCCCACTTTTCCTTCACACCGCAGCCACTTGTCCTCTCACTGactcacccccccccccacacgcacgcacgcacacacacacacacacacatacacacacacacacacacacacacacacacacacacacacacacacagaggcacctTTATAGAGTACATTAACTCactgttgatttgtttgtttggacaTTACAGCACACAGCTGGTGTTGCTATGCGCATACTGAAGCCGTCACTCTATAtcaaatgtatgtgtg
This window of the Pagrus major chromosome 11, Pma_NU_1.0 genome carries:
- the zc3h3 gene encoding zinc finger CCCH domain-containing protein 3 encodes the protein MEEREALKRQIELLQNLIDKHKSVHGDTPFSRVEQRQPEAPTSAQGHSTSVIHPHSSRGRLYAPQSHAGWRKTYSLRNKNSQSSAGHPSASTAYSVHQPSSHSTSLPSHNRGEGSDCVKTATLSSGISQQKREGLIKSITGIKGETTDALRKTGAADGKGGSSSTGISLQHETPQRQTQELQQRAESRRVVLLEKKVSGSSEVLSSVKTSTSSSLNSSLQEQIKPSLPSKTSTESQETIKTTTPASLTTSITLPPLAAASKVSKQPSTNPTSHTSQGQIGSSFMKKSKFTWIKSQNVGGEEPKQAGSISSPTGKAVTASPTSVSKAGVASGSSPLLTVSKRTPAKKLPRKLSPVTVAPRTSKYKWVSSSSGAQAKTSRKSLSPKAMTLSQRAQEKGEAIKKVRTASNPSANIKILSSTNSTLSSRYRWKAGGQSTSPAATGEAAVGRRRSAFHWTSEKSNKGVRGVLVSSPSGTQRFALTPSSSPGGFKLRSRMKIIRKSANSGGGSERGISPSAVKYSPRGRMHRLIRSPIAVRRTPSRELVSFGRHKLRRLSHTSSRTSPVSSSQRSPASQRVYRTRYKIVTRPGSSASPTHHYNPALSWRAKRIQSARSFLQSRLRAPPHDRHQSSTQHWRGSGMCWIRGSLYRVSANKLSRTVASSMSINRTGRSLSTAQVSSTNHNFSRPYSTRHLASRAVQRSLAIIRHARQKKQSKQYCMYYNRFGKCNRGNSCPYIHDPDKVAVCTRFLRGTCKQADGTCPFSHKVAKEKMPVCSYFLKGICNNSNCPYSHVYVSRKAEVCEDFVKGYCPEGEKCKKKHTLMCPDFSKTGSCPRGARCKLQHRQRAKRSTSNTSTTPAKRARIKEPSKRPCLSIIIPAGSQAAAGMPTKGPLVLPSFISLSSSPEEADAPDTPLAETSQVKEKKLQIKPRL